In the Leifsonia sp. 466MF genome, one interval contains:
- a CDS encoding MFS transporter: MTGAEPRGVDGDALVTTASPLFADSATDRRIPRGWVVAWAAWDWGGAAFNAVITTFVFTVYLTSSLFVSPSIVAARDAEASTSGPAHAAYDAAVAVLSSGLAWGVGIAGAVVALLAPVLGQRTDGSGRRKLWLGVNTGVVVLVTASMFFVVGEPSYFLLGVALVAIGTVFYEIATVNYNAMLVQVSTPKTVGRVSGFGWGAGYLGGIVLLLIVYFGMVTGSGGLLHVPTEDGLNIRIIALIAAAWTLIFSLPVLFVVPEIPPNARTPRVGFFRSYAVLVRDIGKLWKESRNTVLFLIASALFRDGLVGVFTFGGILAQGTFGFTSGQVIIFAIAANVVAGVSTLLSGRLDDRFGPKSVIVTSLIGLIVAGLAVFFTHDLGAAAFWVGGLVLCLFVGPAQSASRTFLARVTPAGREGEVFGLYATTGRAVSFLAPTLFAVFVAVGGAQYWGILAIVLVLAAGLALLLPVRAPRRSAA; the protein is encoded by the coding sequence ATGACAGGTGCCGAACCCCGCGGCGTCGACGGCGACGCCCTGGTGACGACCGCGAGCCCGCTCTTCGCCGACAGCGCGACCGACCGCCGCATCCCCCGCGGGTGGGTGGTCGCCTGGGCGGCCTGGGACTGGGGCGGAGCCGCCTTCAACGCGGTCATCACGACCTTCGTGTTCACCGTCTACCTGACCAGCAGCCTCTTCGTCTCGCCCTCGATCGTGGCGGCTCGGGATGCCGAGGCCAGTACATCAGGACCGGCGCATGCCGCGTACGACGCCGCTGTCGCCGTGCTGTCGAGCGGGCTGGCGTGGGGCGTCGGCATCGCCGGCGCGGTCGTGGCCCTGCTCGCTCCCGTGCTCGGCCAGCGCACGGACGGGTCGGGACGCCGCAAGCTGTGGCTGGGGGTCAACACCGGCGTCGTGGTGCTGGTCACCGCATCCATGTTCTTCGTCGTCGGCGAGCCGTCGTACTTCCTGCTCGGCGTCGCGCTTGTGGCGATCGGGACGGTGTTCTACGAGATCGCGACCGTCAACTACAACGCGATGCTGGTGCAGGTGTCGACGCCGAAGACGGTCGGGCGCGTGAGCGGGTTCGGCTGGGGCGCCGGGTATCTGGGCGGCATCGTCCTGCTCCTCATCGTGTACTTCGGGATGGTGACGGGCTCGGGCGGTCTGCTGCATGTCCCGACCGAGGACGGCCTCAACATCCGCATCATCGCGCTGATCGCGGCGGCGTGGACGCTGATCTTCTCGCTCCCCGTGCTGTTCGTCGTGCCGGAGATCCCGCCGAACGCGCGCACCCCACGCGTGGGCTTCTTCCGGTCGTACGCGGTGCTCGTGCGCGACATCGGCAAGCTCTGGAAGGAGAGCCGGAACACCGTCCTCTTCCTGATCGCGTCCGCCCTGTTCCGGGACGGCCTGGTCGGCGTGTTCACGTTCGGCGGCATCCTCGCCCAAGGCACCTTCGGGTTCACCAGCGGACAGGTCATCATCTTCGCCATCGCGGCCAACGTCGTCGCCGGCGTCAGCACGCTGCTGTCCGGCCGGCTGGACGACCGGTTCGGCCCCAAGTCGGTCATCGTGACGTCGCTCATCGGACTGATCGTCGCCGGCCTGGCGGTGTTCTTCACGCACGACCTCGGCGCTGCCGCGTTCTGGGTGGGCGGCCTGGTGCTCTGCCTCTTCGTCGGGCCGGCGCAGTCGGCCAGCCGCACGTTCCTCGCGCGGGTGACGCCGGCCGGGCGCGAGGGCGAGGTGTTCGGGCTCTACGCGACGACCGGTCGCGCGGTGTCGTTCCTGGCGCCGACGCTGTTCGCGGTGTTCGTGGCGGTCGGCGGAGCGCAGTACTGGGGCATCCTCGCAATCGTGCTCGTGCTGGCGGCGGGTCTCGCGCTGCTGCTGCCGGTGCGGGCGCCGCGCCGGTCCGCCGCCTGA
- a CDS encoding cupin domain-containing protein, producing the protein MSDALAGKLRRTEVQHQPSSIPGREIVQVLTEIPVGVESGWHIHPGEEVGYILAGSVEMRIRDWPTLHLNAGDGFLIPPGTPHNALDVGPGTGEMLSTYIVEVGEPLAVFVDEGDPVVD; encoded by the coding sequence CGGATGCGCTTGCGGGCAAGCTGCGGCGGACGGAGGTGCAGCATCAGCCGTCGTCGATCCCCGGGCGCGAGATCGTCCAGGTGCTGACCGAGATCCCCGTCGGGGTGGAGTCGGGCTGGCACATCCACCCCGGTGAGGAGGTCGGCTACATCCTCGCCGGGTCGGTGGAGATGCGCATCCGCGACTGGCCGACGCTGCACCTGAACGCGGGCGACGGGTTCCTCATCCCGCCCGGCACGCCGCACAACGCGCTGGATGTGGGGCCGGGCACCGGAGAGATGCTCTCGACGTACATCGTGGAGGTGGGGGAGCCGCTCGCCGTCTTCGTCGACGAGGGCGATCCCGTCGTGGACTGA